A genomic segment from Streptomyces antibioticus encodes:
- the rsrA gene encoding mycothiol system anti-sigma-R factor, with protein sequence MSCGEPHETDCSEVLDHLYEFLDSEMPEGDRDKIKVHFDECSPCLEKYGLEQAVKKLVKRCCGHDDVPTDLRAKVLGRLDLIRSGQAVPEHDVTASPAAPASSTPTPQES encoded by the coding sequence GAGGTTCTCGACCATCTCTACGAGTTCCTCGACAGCGAGATGCCGGAGGGGGACCGCGACAAGATCAAGGTCCACTTCGACGAGTGCTCGCCGTGTCTGGAGAAGTACGGCCTGGAGCAGGCCGTGAAGAAGCTGGTCAAGCGGTGCTGCGGACATGACGACGTGCCGACCGATCTGCGCGCCAAGGTCCTCGGCCGGCTCGACCTGATCCGCTCGGGACAGGCCGTGCCCGAGCACGACGTGACGGCCTCCCCGGCGGCTCCGGCCTCGTCGACGCCGACTCCCCAGGAGTCCTGA